The Persephonella sp. KM09-Lau-8 nucleotide sequence TTGACAACGGGACTATTAGAAAAGGCAGCGGACAGCTGCCTTATAGATATATGAAATTATTCCCATTCAATTGTTCCGGGAGGTTTGGAGGTTATATCATAAACAACTCTGTTAACTCCCTGAACCTCATTTATTATTCTTCTCATTATTCGGTCTAACAGGTCATAAGGAAGTCTTGCCCAGTCTGCTGTCATTCCATCTGTTGACTCAACAGCTCTAATTGCAATTACTTTTTCATAGGTTCGGTAATCTCCCATAACACCAACAGTATGAATAGGAAGCAAAACAGCGAAAGACTGCCATAAATCTCTGTATAAACCTGCTTTTTTAACTTCTTCCACAACTATAGCATCTGCTTCTCTGAGTATATTCAGGTCTTTTTCGTTTACTTCACCAATTATTCTTATTGCAAGTCCTGGTCCCGGGAATGGTTGTCTGTATATGATTTCGTCTGGAAGACCAAGCTCTTTCCCAAGCTCTCTAACTTCGTCTTTGAATAGTTCTCTTAACGGTTCTATCAGTTTCAGGTTCATTCTCTCAGGCAGTCCACCAACATTATGGTGAGTTTTTATAACTGCTGAAGGACCTTTTACAGAAACACTTTCTATAACATCTGGATAAAGAGTTCCCTGAACTAAAAACTCAACATCTGGAATCTTTTTGGCTTCTTCCTCAAATATCTCTATAAAAAGATTTCCTATTATTTTTCTCTTTTGCTCTGGGTCTGTAACACCTTTCAATGCATTTAAAAATCTTTCCCTTGCATCAACCACAATCAGTGGAATATGAAAATGGTCTCTAAATGTTTTTTCAACCTGTTCTCTTTCCCCTTTTCTTAAAAGGCCATTATCAACAAATATACAGGTTAGATTATCTCCAATAGCATTATGGACTAAAACAGCTGCTACAGATGAATCAACTCCACCAGACAGGGCACATATAGCCTTTTTATCACCAACCATTTTTCTAATTTCAACTTCCTTTTCCATGAGGAAGCTGCCCATTGTCCAGTCCTGCTTGCAGCCGCAAATCTCAACAGCAAAGTTTTTGAGGATATCCTTGCCCATATATGTGTGGGAAACTTCTGGGTGGAATTGAACACCCCAGATTTTTTTCTCTTTATTCCTAATTGCTGCAAATGGTGCATTATATGTTCTTGCTATTGGTTCAAATCCTTCAGGAAGTTTTGTTACTCTGTCCCCATGGGACATCCAGACATGAATTTCATTTGGAATATTTTTAAATAAATCCTCATGGTTTAGTATTTCAAGTTCTGCCCTTCCATACTCGTGTCTTTCCGCTTTTACAACCTCTCCGCCAAAATGCTGTGTTATAACCTGAAGTCCGTAGCATATTCCAAGTATTGGAAGTCCAAGGTCATAAACCCTTTCATCAGGCTTTGGAGCTCCAGGCTCATAAACAGAAGCAGGTCCTCCTGAAAATATAATTCCTTTAGGGTTATGTTTTTTTATCTCTTCAATAGATGCATTATATGGCAAAATCTCGCTATAAACATGTATTTCTCTAATTCTTCTTGCTATTAACTGGGTATATTGAGATCCAAAATCAAGAATAACTATCCCCTGATGTTCCAAATTTGCCTCCTTATGTATGGACTTCTTCTAATTTTAACATTTTGTTAAGCTCCTCTTCATAGAAAAACTGGTCTGAGCCATAAGGTTCAAGTTCATCAAGCCATAATGCCTCAGGGTTGTATTTTGCAAAAAATGGTTTTCCTACCCAGTCAGGATTTCTTCCCTGTAAGAAGTCCAGAACCATGACTTTTTCACCATTTATCTCTGCTACCCCTAACATTCTAACCTTTCCGGGAGTTGCTGACATTGATGGTCCTTTAACAGTTCTTGCTATTCCACTTACAGAGCTATATGCTTTTCTGAATATCTCCCATGCTCTAACCAGTGGAACTCCGAAATAATGCTGGGCTCCTGTATCCCTTGCCATAAACATATAATAAGGAATCATATTCATCTGAACCTGCTTTTTCCACATAGTTGCCCAGACTTCTGCACTATCATTTATATGTCTAAGAATAGGAGATTGTGTTCTGATAATGGCCCCAGTAGATAGTATTCTATCAACTGCTTCTTTTACTTCTTCTGTTTCAAGCTCTTGATAATGGTTAAAATGTGCCATATATGCAAGATGATAACCTGCTTCTTTGATTTCTTTAAATAGTTTTATAAGGTCATCTGCATCATCATCTGTTGTAAATCTATAAGGCCAAAAAGCAAGTGCCTTGGAACCAATTCTTATTGTTTTGAGATGGGGAATTTTTGCTTCAAGTATAGGTTCAATATACTGTCTCAAAAGCCTTGTTTTCATTATAAGTGGGTCTCCACCTGTAAAGAGAAGGTCTGTTATTTCAGGATGAGCCTTTATATATTCAATAAGCAATTCAACCTCTTTCATTGCAAATTTAAGCTCATCTATTCCAACAAACTGTGGCCATCTGAAACAGAATGAGCAATATGCATGACAGGTCTGTCCCTGTTTTGGGAAAAACAGGATTGTTTCATTGTATTTGTGCTGTGCCCCGTGAAGTTTTTTACCATTTATTTCAGGCACGTTATACTTTTGTCCTGCAGGATGAGGATTAAGTTTCATACGAATTTCATTTGCCTTTTCTCTGATTACTTCTTTAGGAGCATTTTGTCTTAATAGATTTGCTATTTCTTCATAATCTTCATCAAGAAGCATTCCTCTCTGGGGAAAGGTCAGTCTAAAAATAGGGTCTTCAAGGGGGTTATCCCAGTTAATAAGCTTTTCTACTACATAGTTGTTCGTTTTAAATGGAAAAACCTGTGCCACAACCTCTATATCAAACTGCTGCTCAGGTGTAAGTTTTTCTCTAACCTGTGGTATTTCTCTGAAATTGTGCACAGTATAACTTCTATATTTCATTCTATAACCTCCAAAGTATTATAAGATATAAGATTTTAATAATCTGGGATGGTTATTATATATAAATGATATTCCTGTTTCAAATGAGGTAAAGCATATTCAGGAAAACATTTGTTATACAAGGGTTTCATCAACAATAGCCTGATTTTTTATTTTTTCTCATTTATAGATATTTAATTTGAAAAAGACTGTAAAAATTTTTAAAATTTAAATAGGGTTTAGAGGGGAGGAAAAATTGAGACTAAAGCTTTCTTTTACTTCTGATATAGAATACATAACTTTGCCTTTACACCATAACTATGCGATTCAATCAATGCTATATAAAAATCTACCCAAGTTTCTTTCAGATTTTCTTCATGATATGGGATTTTTTTACAAGGGAAGACCTTTTAAACTTTTTACTTTCTCAAAAATTCAGTCTGAACATTTTATACCTCTTAAAAAATCCAGAAGAATAAAATACAGAACACCTATTGGCTTGTTTATATCTTCTTCTGTCTCAGATATCACAAAAAATTTAGGAGAAACTTTCATAAAAAAAGATAAAGTGGTTTTAGGCAGAAATACTCTTTTTTTAGAATCTATAGAAATAGAGCCTTTGCCAGAATTTAAAGAGGAATTTTATATAAAAACCTTATCCCCTATCACAGTTTATAGAACATTTGAAAATGGAAAAAAGTATTACAGATACTACTTCCCGCAGGAAAAAGATTTTAATGAGCTAATAAGAAAAAATCTGGCAAAAAAATACAATATCATCACAGGAAAAGAAATTGAGGATTTTCCCATAGAAATCCAACCTAAAAATATTAAAAAAGTTCTTTTCAAATATAAAGACTTTCCAATAGAGGCTTATGAAGGAATTTTCAAAATAAAAACAAACCCAGAAATGTTTAAAGTTGTTTACGACGCAGGCTTAGGAGCTAAAAACTCCCAGGGCTTTGGGATGATAGAGGTAGTGTCAGATATTTAGTATAAAAGGAGTTAATAGTAGTAAAGAAAAATAAGGAGCCAATATGGGAAAAATTACATTTGAATGTGAAATTATAACTCCTATGTTTATGTACGGTGGAGATGGGAAAACTTTAGAACTTAGACCTTCGGAATTTAAAGGGATGCTTCGCTTCTGGTGGAGAGCTTTACATCCGGAGTTATCAGTTGAGGAATTAAAAGAAAAGGAAAATGAAATTTTTGGAAGCACAGAAAGAAAGAGTAGCTTTAGGATCAAAACAAAAATTATTAAGGAGCTAAAGGGTAATAACCTAAGTTTACGAAACCATAACACAAAAGGAATTAACTATCTTTTTTATTCCATGTTTTTAGGAGATAACAAAAACAAAGAATATTTCAAACCAGGAACAAAATTCAAGTTAACTTTTATATTTCGAAAAGAAAAGCATATTAAAGATATTTTAGCTGTATTTTGGCTTTTAACTTATTTAGGAGCACTGGGAAGCAGAAGTAGAAGAGGTGCAGGAAGTTTTAGAATAACAGGTATACAAGATAGTCAAAATTTAATCTCAAAGGCGAATTTAAATTTTCTCGTTAATGAAGAAAGAGAATTTCAAGATAACTTGAGAAAACTTCTACCTAAAAGACAAGATGAAAAAAGCTATATAAATTTAGGAAATTTCCAATTGTTTATTCATAGAAATTCCTTTTCCTCTTGGAAAGAAGCTTTGGACGATGTAGGGAAAAGTCTTCAAAATTTCAGGAACAAAAGAGAACCTGATTATTCAACTGTAAAAAATTTCATACTTAATGGGGGAATTGGTGAAGTCAAAAGACCTGCTTTTGGACTTCCTTTAATGTATAGATATAAAAGTTTAAGCGGTAAATCAGCAACATTAGAAGGTTCCAACAAGGAAAGACAAAGAAGTGGATCTCCATTATTTATAAAAATATTACAATTTAATAATTACTTTAAACCACTTCTCATCTTCTTTGAAAAAGAATTATTACCTAAAGGAGAAAAAGTAAAAATTTCAAGTAAAAATCAACCAAAAAGTAAATTTTTAAATGTTCCTGATTTATCTATAGTGAATGAGTTCTTAAATCAATTAATAAGTGAGAATAAGATAGAAGGGGTTAACTTAAATGACAGCTAAGAATTACATTTTCATTTTCACCATAACACCTGTTCAAAGTTTTATATCACAAGCGAGAAAAACAAGAGATTTATTTGCAGGAAGTCAGATTTTATCAGAATTAACAAAAGAAGCTGTCGGCTTAGCAAAGAAGAAAGGTGCTGAAATTATAATACCTAGCGGAGATTTGGATAAAGCTCATTCAATTTCAAATAAATTTGTTGCAATATTTGAAAATATAAAAGAAGAAGATTTGGAAATAATTGGTAAAGATATTGAATTTAGAACTTTACTTCACTGGAAAAATAAAATAGCACATGAAACTTTAAGAAATATAAAGGGAAACAAGCAAAGCAAGCCTAAAAATGAAAAAGAATTTTCACTAAAATTTAACGACCATATAACTAAATACTTCAACATTTATTGGCTTTTTTATCCAATAGAAAATAATTCTTATGAAAATGCTTATAAAGAAGCAGAAAAATATTTAGGAGCTATAAAAAACGTTAGATGCTTTGAACAATTTGATACAGAAGAAAATCATAGAAAATGCTCAATATGTGGAGAAAGAGATGCAATTGTTTATAGAGAGATAAAATTTAAAAAAGATGGTGGAACAGAACCAGCATTTGCATATAAAAATTCTTTATTACTTCCAAACAACCCTCTTATAGAAAGTAATGAAGGACTTTGTGGAGTTTGTTTTGTAAAAAGGTTTTATGTAAAAAACGAAGATTCAAAATCTCACATAACGAAAAAGAGTTCTAACAAATCCGCTTTTCCTTCTACAGCAAAAATAGCTTTCCTCAATGTTGAGAATAGAGCCTCGGATATATTAAAGGAAAAACTAGAAAAATATAAAGATAAAGATTTCTTAAAACAAGAGAATTTCTTTAACGAACAACTCTATTATGAGGAAAATTTAACCAAGAAGTATTTCAAAGACCAGGGATTAGATGAAAGTAAATTATTTGAAGCAAAATCAAAACTTCAAGAAATTTACCAACTTGCAAAAAAAGAAAAAATACCAATAACAAGATACTATGCTCTTATAAAATTTGATGGCGATAGTATGGGAAAATGGCTAAGTGGAGAGTATTTGAAAGATAAAAGTCAATTAAAAGATTTTCATAAAGCTTTATCTTATAACTTGTTAAAATTTGCGGAACATTCTAGAAAATACTTAGATGGAGAATTAGATGGAATACAAAAGGGCAAAACCGTTTACGCTGGCGGAGATGATTTTCTAGGTTTTATAAATCTAAAATACTTATTTGAGGTTTTAGAATATTTTAGAAAAGCATTTGATGATTTAGTAAATTGTTCACTAGTTTGCTATAAAAAAGAAAACAAAAATTTAACCTTCTCAGCAGGAATAGTCATAGCTCATTATAAAGACCCATTAAGTCTTGTTTTAGATTGGGTTAATAAATTAGAAGAAGAAGCAAAAAGTTTAGACGAAAAAAACGCTTTTGGAATAGCTGTTTTAAAGCGTTCAGGAGAGATAAGAAAAGCTATATATAAATGGGATAAGCTTGAATATATACAAAATATCTATAGAAGCATAGTTGAAAGAGAAGAATTCAATAGTTCATTTATAACAAAATTAGAGGAGAGTTTTAAGAAAATTTTTATTGATTTTTATTTATATGAAGAAGAAAATTTAGAAAAAATAAAAGAAGAAATAGAATTAGAGGAAAAGCAAAATTTTATTCTTGTAGAAAGTAAACGAGTTTTGGGAAAAAGCTCAAATATTTCTGACAAAAAAGAAAGAAAAAAGGCAATAAATTCAATGAATGATCAATTAAACCAACTAATAGATTATGAAAATTATGATCTTCAAAACTTTTTTGGAATTTTAAACATAATTAAGTTTCTAGAAAGGGAGATTTCAGTATGAAAATTTTAATAAACCCTTTTGATACACTGTTTTTTAGAGATGGCAAACCTTTTTCTTTAGGTGAAGAAACCATAGCAAATACTTTATCCCTACCATATCCATCTACAATATATGGAACAATATTGTCTGCATATATTTCTCAAAAAAATTTGCCTTTAACCCAAGAAACCCTAAATAAATTGAAAGATAAACTGAAAATAGTACAAATAGCTTTATACGATGAAGTTACTAAAAATCTATTATATCCAGCACCCTATGACTTAGTTTATGAAAAAGAAACAAGTTATTCCACCTTATATCCATTATATTTGAATGACAACCTCCTATCTAATATTAGTTTACCTAAAATTCCTATATTTAAGGAAGATAGTACTATTGAAAATTTTAAAGGATTTATATATCAACAAGATTTTAGGAATTATTTATTAAATAATTCTAATGTAATAAATAAAGCTTCAATAAATGAGATTATTAATACTGAATATAAAATAGGCATTGGAATAAATCAAACTACTAATTCTGTAGAAGAAAGCAAACTATATAGAATTCAATTAACAAGATTAAGAAATGAAGAAAACATAAAAATAAAAATCTTTGTTGAATTTGAAGGATTAGACCTAAATGATGAAGGATATTTAAAATTAGGTGGGGAAAATAAAATAGTTTACTATCAAAGTTTAAATGAAAATATAGATGAAGGGATTAAAGCTATCAATATAGATGGAAACTCTTCTGTTTTTAAACTTTATTTGCTTACACCAGCAGTGTTTAAGAATGGATACTTAGCAGAATGGATGAATTCAAAAGAACTTCAAAAATTTAAACCTGATTGGTGTAATGAAGAGATTAAATTAAAACTTTTATCAATATCTACAGGAAAATACTTATCAATAGGTGGCTTTGACTTAAAAGAAAAAAGACTAAAGCCTATGAATAGAGCAATTCCTGAAGGAACCGTATATTACTTTGAGACTACAGAAACAGATTTCAACAAAATTAAAAAGTGTTTTCATTTCAGGAGCATCAGTGATTACAAAGAGCTAAGAAAACAAGGATTTGGAATTACGCTTGTGGGGAATTACATAAACGGAGGATTTAACTAATGATTGTAATAACAACTGTAGGTTCATCTTTAGTAGAAAATCTTCATAGATTTTTAAATGATAAAGAATTTGAAAAAAAGTTTGCTAATATTGAAAAGTGCAAAAAAGACAAATTCACAAAAATACGAAAACTCTTAGAACATTTTAGAAAGGATAAAAATTTAAAAGAAAAATATAAATCCCAAAAGGTTGATGAATATAAAAATAAATATAAACAAACATTATTAGATTTTTGTAAAAATTGTTTTCCTCTTGCAAGTGCCGAACTTACAAGTCTTTATAAGTTAAAAGAAAAGATAGATAAAGAAAACAAAGAAAATGAAAAATTAGATATTTATTTGATAGTGTCTGATACCAATGAAGGTTACTTTGTTGGAGAAATTTTAAAAGAGGCTTTAGAAAGTGAAGGTATAAAAGAAGAACTAAAGATAAATAAAGTTGAACTTAAACATATCAAAGATTTAAGAATAGATAGCACGGATAATTTTAGGAGTGGACTTAATAATTTAATTGACACAATATATGAAATAATTGTAAGAGATGAAAAAAATCAAACTGTATATGGAAGCGATGAAGTAATCTTTAATATCACAGGTGGATATAAAGGAGTTATACCATATATATCCACAATAGCTCAAATTTTTGGCTATGAGATAGTTTATACATTTGAAAGTATTGAAAAAGAAAATGATTTAATTTCTGTAGAACCATTGCTATTAAGTTTTGATGAAGATTTTACAGATTTATATTTACCATTTCTGTTTGAAGAGGGTCTTGAAATCCTAGATAAAGTTTCTAAACAA carries:
- the guaA gene encoding glutamine-hydrolyzing GMP synthase, yielding MEHQGIVILDFGSQYTQLIARRIREIHVYSEILPYNASIEEIKKHNPKGIIFSGGPASVYEPGAPKPDERVYDLGLPILGICYGLQVITQHFGGEVVKAERHEYGRAELEILNHEDLFKNIPNEIHVWMSHGDRVTKLPEGFEPIARTYNAPFAAIRNKEKKIWGVQFHPEVSHTYMGKDILKNFAVEICGCKQDWTMGSFLMEKEVEIRKMVGDKKAICALSGGVDSSVAAVLVHNAIGDNLTCIFVDNGLLRKGEREQVEKTFRDHFHIPLIVVDARERFLNALKGVTDPEQKRKIIGNLFIEIFEEEAKKIPDVEFLVQGTLYPDVIESVSVKGPSAVIKTHHNVGGLPERMNLKLIEPLRELFKDEVRELGKELGLPDEIIYRQPFPGPGLAIRIIGEVNEKDLNILREADAIVVEEVKKAGLYRDLWQSFAVLLPIHTVGVMGDYRTYEKVIAIRAVESTDGMTADWARLPYDLLDRIMRRIINEVQGVNRVVYDITSKPPGTIEWE
- a CDS encoding lysine 2,3-aminomutase, encoding MKYRSYTVHNFREIPQVREKLTPEQQFDIEVVAQVFPFKTNNYVVEKLINWDNPLEDPIFRLTFPQRGMLLDEDYEEIANLLRQNAPKEVIREKANEIRMKLNPHPAGQKYNVPEINGKKLHGAQHKYNETILFFPKQGQTCHAYCSFCFRWPQFVGIDELKFAMKEVELLIEYIKAHPEITDLLFTGGDPLIMKTRLLRQYIEPILEAKIPHLKTIRIGSKALAFWPYRFTTDDDADDLIKLFKEIKEAGYHLAYMAHFNHYQELETEEVKEAVDRILSTGAIIRTQSPILRHINDSAEVWATMWKKQVQMNMIPYYMFMARDTGAQHYFGVPLVRAWEIFRKAYSSVSGIARTVKGPSMSATPGKVRMLGVAEINGEKVMVLDFLQGRNPDWVGKPFFAKYNPEALWLDELEPYGSDQFFYEEELNKMLKLEEVHT
- the cas6 gene encoding CRISPR-associated endoribonuclease Cas6; protein product: MRLKLSFTSDIEYITLPLHHNYAIQSMLYKNLPKFLSDFLHDMGFFYKGRPFKLFTFSKIQSEHFIPLKKSRRIKYRTPIGLFISSSVSDITKNLGETFIKKDKVVLGRNTLFLESIEIEPLPEFKEEFYIKTLSPITVYRTFENGKKYYRYYFPQEKDFNELIRKNLAKKYNIITGKEIEDFPIEIQPKNIKKVLFKYKDFPIEAYEGIFKIKTNPEMFKVVYDAGLGAKNSQGFGMIEVVSDI
- the cmr1 gene encoding type III-B CRISPR module RAMP protein Cmr1, whose protein sequence is MGKITFECEIITPMFMYGGDGKTLELRPSEFKGMLRFWWRALHPELSVEELKEKENEIFGSTERKSSFRIKTKIIKELKGNNLSLRNHNTKGINYLFYSMFLGDNKNKEYFKPGTKFKLTFIFRKEKHIKDILAVFWLLTYLGALGSRSRRGAGSFRITGIQDSQNLISKANLNFLVNEEREFQDNLRKLLPKRQDEKSYINLGNFQLFIHRNSFSSWKEALDDVGKSLQNFRNKREPDYSTVKNFILNGGIGEVKRPAFGLPLMYRYKSLSGKSATLEGSNKERQRSGSPLFIKILQFNNYFKPLLIFFEKELLPKGEKVKISSKNQPKSKFLNVPDLSIVNEFLNQLISENKIEGVNLNDS
- the cas10 gene encoding type III-B CRISPR-associated protein Cas10/Cmr2, with protein sequence MTAKNYIFIFTITPVQSFISQARKTRDLFAGSQILSELTKEAVGLAKKKGAEIIIPSGDLDKAHSISNKFVAIFENIKEEDLEIIGKDIEFRTLLHWKNKIAHETLRNIKGNKQSKPKNEKEFSLKFNDHITKYFNIYWLFYPIENNSYENAYKEAEKYLGAIKNVRCFEQFDTEENHRKCSICGERDAIVYREIKFKKDGGTEPAFAYKNSLLLPNNPLIESNEGLCGVCFVKRFYVKNEDSKSHITKKSSNKSAFPSTAKIAFLNVENRASDILKEKLEKYKDKDFLKQENFFNEQLYYEENLTKKYFKDQGLDESKLFEAKSKLQEIYQLAKKEKIPITRYYALIKFDGDSMGKWLSGEYLKDKSQLKDFHKALSYNLLKFAEHSRKYLDGELDGIQKGKTVYAGGDDFLGFINLKYLFEVLEYFRKAFDDLVNCSLVCYKKENKNLTFSAGIVIAHYKDPLSLVLDWVNKLEEEAKSLDEKNAFGIAVLKRSGEIRKAIYKWDKLEYIQNIYRSIVEREEFNSSFITKLEESFKKIFIDFYLYEEENLEKIKEEIELEEKQNFILVESKRVLGKSSNISDKKERKKAINSMNDQLNQLIDYENYDLQNFFGILNIIKFLEREISV
- the cmr3 gene encoding type III-B CRISPR module-associated protein Cmr3 is translated as MKILINPFDTLFFRDGKPFSLGEETIANTLSLPYPSTIYGTILSAYISQKNLPLTQETLNKLKDKLKIVQIALYDEVTKNLLYPAPYDLVYEKETSYSTLYPLYLNDNLLSNISLPKIPIFKEDSTIENFKGFIYQQDFRNYLLNNSNVINKASINEIINTEYKIGIGINQTTNSVEESKLYRIQLTRLRNEENIKIKIFVEFEGLDLNDEGYLKLGGENKIVYYQSLNENIDEGIKAINIDGNSSVFKLYLLTPAVFKNGYLAEWMNSKELQKFKPDWCNEEIKLKLLSISTGKYLSIGGFDLKEKRLKPMNRAIPEGTVYYFETTETDFNKIKKCFHFRSISDYKELRKQGFGITLVGNYINGGFN
- a CDS encoding putative CRISPR-associated protein — encoded protein: MIVITTVGSSLVENLHRFLNDKEFEKKFANIEKCKKDKFTKIRKLLEHFRKDKNLKEKYKSQKVDEYKNKYKQTLLDFCKNCFPLASAELTSLYKLKEKIDKENKENEKLDIYLIVSDTNEGYFVGEILKEALESEGIKEELKINKVELKHIKDLRIDSTDNFRSGLNNLIDTIYEIIVRDEKNQTVYGSDEVIFNITGGYKGVIPYISTIAQIFGYEIVYTFESIEKENDLISVEPLLLSFDEDFTDLYLPFLFEEGLEILDKVSKQEKKLENLKIAKNVDYSKIRETEKYLELKKHLVELKNNLLEYGLVSDKNKKLQLTSLGNLIKLKSQNKKGKLGYILELLITKKLTQENPNSKVEPSKIYETNNKSGELDIFIEKNNQVEAVEIKSLSKFYKSKEQIKRHAEYLECLKKSYKLTIILYVLDREILKTNKFKNFVSSLRNISNNIKIQYLEYTPDKLDRLIKKFDNLEIHNYEED